In Acinetobacter piscicola, a single window of DNA contains:
- a CDS encoding S24 family peptidase: MARKPLTFERQKDAERLKDAWVKFRDFEKAQGRKVTQEDVSAACGWSTQGAFSAYLNARTPLNLDALVKLSTYFNINPSDISPELASTINNAAVITTDAFDNNAEIASIKGLKRVPILTYVQAGNWRETIFLPADDYTFTSIDVSNQTFAAHVVGDSMMDEFREGDLIIIDTKVEPAPTDFVLAQNNKGEITFKKYRSRGINENGIEVFDLVPLNPDFPIISSDRQHVEIIGTVVEHRRTFKKSARYN; the protein is encoded by the coding sequence ATGGCGAGAAAACCGTTGACGTTTGAAAGACAGAAAGATGCTGAGCGACTAAAAGATGCTTGGGTGAAATTTCGTGATTTCGAAAAAGCTCAGGGTCGAAAAGTGACTCAAGAAGATGTTTCGGCTGCCTGCGGTTGGAGCACTCAAGGAGCTTTTAGTGCATACTTAAATGCAAGAACACCGCTTAATTTAGATGCATTGGTGAAGCTTTCTACTTATTTTAATATCAACCCTTCTGATATTAGTCCTGAATTAGCATCAACAATAAATAATGCTGCTGTGATTACTACTGATGCATTCGACAATAACGCTGAAATAGCGTCAATCAAAGGGTTGAAGCGCGTACCAATACTGACTTATGTGCAAGCTGGCAATTGGCGGGAAACAATATTCCTACCTGCTGACGACTACACTTTCACTAGTATTGATGTGAGCAACCAGACGTTCGCTGCACATGTCGTTGGCGATAGTATGATGGATGAGTTTAGGGAGGGTGATTTAATTATCATTGATACAAAAGTGGAGCCTGCACCAACTGATTTCGTTCTTGCTCAAAACAATAAGGGTGAAATTACTTTTAAAAAGTACCGCAGTCGTGGAATTAATGAGAATGGTATTGAGGTTTTTGACCTAGTACCGCTAAATCCAGACTTTCCAATCATTAGTTCAGATCGACAACATGTAGAAATTATTGGCACAGTTGTTGAGCATCGAAGAACATTTAAGAAGTCTGCTCGCTATAATTAA